A genome region from Coprococcus phoceensis includes the following:
- the cdaA gene encoding diadenylate cyclase CdaA has protein sequence MGQKLQNFFEIYFKELYFPKIQVTDVVEIIIIAFLVYQLMVWIKHTKAWMLLRGIIVLLVFILLAAIFKMHTILWIATNSISVLATAAVVVFQPELRRALERLGQKDFWIAVVPFERSKESGRFDDKTIDALVTACYEMGKVKTGALIVVEQEIMLTEYQNTGIELDCLVSSQVLINIFEHNTPLHDGAVIVRGNRIVSATCYLPLSDNMGLSKELGTRHRAAVGMSEVSDALVITVSEETGYVSIAMGGHLTRNVKPEFLREKLVHVQNKSLEEKRFMIWKGRRKNEKQTDK, from the coding sequence ATGGGACAGAAATTACAGAATTTCTTTGAAATATATTTTAAAGAGTTGTATTTCCCGAAAATACAGGTGACAGATGTTGTTGAGATTATTATTATTGCATTTTTGGTTTATCAGTTGATGGTGTGGATCAAACATACGAAAGCATGGATGCTTTTGCGGGGAATTATTGTTCTGCTTGTCTTTATTTTACTCGCGGCTATCTTCAAGATGCACACAATTCTGTGGATTGCAACGAATTCCATCAGCGTCCTGGCAACAGCAGCAGTTGTCGTGTTTCAGCCGGAACTGCGAAGAGCGTTGGAGCGTCTCGGGCAAAAAGATTTTTGGATTGCAGTAGTTCCGTTTGAACGAAGCAAAGAATCAGGAAGGTTTGATGATAAGACGATCGATGCACTTGTGACGGCATGTTATGAGATGGGAAAGGTAAAGACCGGAGCATTGATTGTGGTAGAGCAAGAGATTATGCTTACAGAGTATCAGAATACAGGTATTGAGTTGGACTGTCTGGTATCCAGTCAGGTGCTGATTAATATCTTCGAACATAATACACCGCTTCATGACGGAGCAGTTATTGTGAGAGGTAATCGAATTGTCTCGGCAACATGTTATCTGCCGTTGTCTGATAATATGGGACTTAGCAAAGAGCTTGGAACGAGACATAGAGCAGCGGTAGGAATGAGTGAAGTGAGCGATGCGCTTGTGATTACAGTTTCAGAGGAGACTGGATATGTATCTATAGCAATGGGAGGACACCTTACACGGAATGTGAAGCCGGAATTCTTAAGAGAGAAGCTTGTCCATGTACAGAATAAATCTTTGGAAGAAAAACGGTTTATGATATGGAAAGGAAGGCGAAAGAATGAAAAACAAACTGACAAATAA
- a CDS encoding nucleotidyltransferase family protein, whose product MAKATLVIMAAGIGSRFGGGIKQLEPVGPNGEIIMDYSIYDAMEAGFDKVVFVIRKDLEKDFKEVIGNRIEKVVEVAYAYQEISDIPEEFKGKYADRAKPWGTGQAILCCKDVVSEPFLVINADDYYGKEAYVEAYNHLIQEQERNDKLQVSMVGFVLGNTLSENGGVTRGICKVDENHMLTDIVETSNIEKTEKGAAVRTEDGMVEVDVHSPVSMNMWGLHPEFFEVLEKGFREFLSKVEENSLKAEYLLPTIVGDLLADGSADVKVLRSHDKWFGVTYKEDKAAVVASVRALVDGGVYPEKLF is encoded by the coding sequence ATGGCAAAAGCAACGTTAGTAATTATGGCAGCAGGTATTGGAAGTCGTTTTGGCGGAGGAATTAAACAGTTGGAACCAGTAGGACCAAATGGCGAGATCATTATGGATTATTCTATCTATGACGCTATGGAAGCTGGGTTTGATAAGGTTGTATTTGTTATCCGCAAGGATTTAGAAAAAGATTTTAAAGAAGTGATTGGAAACAGGATTGAAAAAGTTGTAGAGGTCGCTTATGCATATCAAGAGATTTCGGATATTCCGGAAGAATTTAAAGGAAAATATGCTGACAGAGCAAAACCTTGGGGAACCGGTCAGGCAATTCTTTGCTGTAAAGATGTTGTGAGTGAACCGTTTTTAGTAATTAATGCAGATGATTATTACGGAAAAGAAGCTTATGTGGAGGCGTATAATCATCTGATTCAGGAGCAGGAAAGAAATGATAAACTTCAGGTGAGTATGGTTGGATTTGTCCTGGGAAATACTTTGAGTGAAAATGGCGGAGTGACAAGAGGAATCTGTAAAGTGGATGAAAATCATATGCTGACAGATATTGTTGAGACTTCCAATATTGAAAAGACGGAAAAAGGAGCTGCTGTTCGCACGGAAGATGGAATGGTAGAAGTTGATGTACATTCTCCTGTTTCTATGAATATGTGGGGATTACATCCCGAGTTTTTTGAAGTACTTGAGAAGGGATTTCGAGAATTTTTATCAAAGGTTGAAGAAAATAGCTTAAAAGCAGAATACCTTTTACCTACAATTGTTGGAGATTTATTGGCGGATGGAAGCGCAGATGTAAAAGTATTGCGTTCACACGACAAGTGGTTTGGGGTGACTTACAAAGAGGATAAAGCGGCGGTGGTCGCTTCTGTGCGTGCGCTTGTAGATGGCGGTGTGTATCCGGAAAAGTTGTTTTAG
- a CDS encoding HPr family phosphocarrier protein produces the protein MVRRKLTINNPTGLHLRPAGLFCKTAMQFQSKITFLSKNTTANAKSVLSVLGACIKKGDVIELICEGEDEEKAMQEMARIVEEGLGE, from the coding sequence ATGGTACGAAGAAAATTGACAATCAATAATCCAACAGGTCTTCATTTGAGACCTGCCGGGCTGTTTTGCAAGACTGCAATGCAGTTCCAAAGTAAAATTACATTTCTTTCCAAGAATACAACTGCCAATGCCAAGAGCGTGTTGAGCGTATTGGGTGCTTGTATAAAAAAAGGTGATGTGATTGAGTTAATTTGTGAAGGTGAAGATGAAGAAAAAGCTATGCAAGAGATGGCGAGAATCGTAGAAGAAGGGCTTGGCGAATAG
- the recD2 gene encoding SF1B family DNA helicase RecD2 — protein sequence MEVIKGYVEHIVFRNEENGYTVFHLTNKDGELTCVGTFPYISEGEMLEVSGEYTNHNVYGMQLQVISHEVKEPEDLISIERYLGSGAIKGLGAALAGRIVRKFKDDTFRIIEEEPERLAEVKGISERKAREISEQVEEKKDMRKAMIYLQKYGISLALSAKIYEHYGQSVYRVMEENPYQIADHVQGVGFKTADEIASKVGIHTDSDFRIRSGIFYVLLQSVTDGHVYLPQEELLRRTMQLLEVEICDIQKYLMDLAMEKKVVLKEKEDGIRVYPAHYYYLELNTAKMLHDLNVSYDIAEDAIEKRLRQIEEDAELSLDELQRTAVKEAVRNGVLVLTGGPGTGKTTTINAMIHFFESEGMDIFLAAPTGRAAKRMTEATGCEARTIHRMLELAYAPGNDDNRMEFARNQENPLETDVIIIDEMSMVDLPLMHVLLNAVMVGTRLILVGDQDQLPSVGAGSVLKDLIKSECFPVITLTKIFRQAEQSDIVVNAHKINRGEEVILDNKSRDFFFLKRQDANTIISVVIALIQKKLPKYVGADPFDIQVLTPMRKGLLGVERLNTILQQYLNPPDKSKEEKEYGDKLFRVGDKVMQIKNNYQLEWEIATKYGLVVDKGIGVFNGDIGRITSINSYTETVEVEYEEKKKVNYPFQLLDELELAYAITIHKSQGSEYPAVVIPLLQGPRQLYHRNLIYTAVTRAKKCVTLVGSDVTFQEMIRNANEQNRYTSLAECIQDF from the coding sequence TTGGAAGTCATAAAGGGATATGTAGAACATATCGTATTCCGAAATGAAGAGAATGGCTATACGGTGTTTCATTTAACAAATAAAGATGGAGAGCTTACATGTGTCGGGACTTTTCCCTATATTAGTGAGGGTGAGATGCTGGAAGTGTCCGGGGAATATACGAATCACAATGTGTATGGCATGCAGCTGCAAGTGATTTCACATGAAGTGAAAGAGCCAGAGGATTTGATATCAATTGAACGATATTTGGGATCTGGTGCGATCAAGGGGCTTGGAGCTGCGCTTGCAGGGAGAATTGTACGCAAATTTAAAGACGATACATTTCGTATTATTGAAGAAGAACCAGAGCGTCTTGCGGAAGTAAAAGGAATCAGTGAACGGAAAGCACGTGAGATTTCAGAGCAGGTGGAAGAGAAGAAGGATATGCGAAAAGCAATGATTTATCTTCAAAAATATGGGATATCGCTTGCTTTGTCAGCCAAAATCTATGAGCATTATGGGCAGAGTGTTTATCGTGTGATGGAGGAGAATCCGTATCAGATTGCAGACCATGTTCAGGGCGTTGGTTTTAAAACAGCAGACGAGATTGCATCGAAAGTAGGAATTCATACAGATTCCGATTTCAGGATACGAAGTGGGATTTTTTATGTGCTGCTGCAGAGTGTGACAGACGGACATGTCTATCTTCCACAGGAAGAGCTGCTCAGGCGAACGATGCAGCTTTTGGAAGTCGAGATCTGTGATATACAGAAGTATCTCATGGACTTAGCGATGGAAAAGAAAGTTGTTCTAAAAGAGAAAGAAGATGGAATCCGGGTGTATCCGGCGCACTACTATTATTTAGAGTTAAATACGGCAAAGATGCTTCACGATTTGAATGTTTCTTACGATATTGCGGAGGATGCGATTGAAAAGAGACTCCGGCAAATTGAGGAAGATGCGGAACTTTCATTGGACGAACTTCAGCGGACGGCAGTGAAAGAAGCTGTGAGGAATGGAGTGCTGGTTCTGACAGGAGGACCTGGAACCGGAAAGACAACAACAATCAATGCGATGATTCATTTTTTTGAGAGCGAAGGTATGGATATTTTTCTGGCGGCACCGACAGGGCGAGCTGCAAAACGTATGACGGAGGCGACCGGGTGCGAGGCGAGGACAATTCACCGGATGCTTGAATTGGCATACGCGCCAGGAAATGACGATAATCGTATGGAATTTGCGAGAAATCAAGAGAATCCGCTGGAGACAGATGTTATCATTATCGATGAGATGTCGATGGTGGATCTGCCGTTAATGCATGTGCTGCTCAATGCGGTTATGGTTGGGACAAGACTGATTCTTGTGGGAGACCAGGATCAGCTTCCTTCTGTAGGGGCGGGAAGTGTTTTGAAAGATTTAATCAAATCAGAATGTTTTCCTGTTATTACATTGACAAAGATTTTCCGTCAGGCAGAACAAAGTGACATTGTGGTGAATGCTCATAAGATCAATCGGGGTGAAGAGGTCATTTTAGATAATAAGAGCAGAGACTTTTTCTTTTTAAAAAGACAGGATGCCAACACGATCATCAGTGTTGTGATTGCGCTGATTCAAAAGAAATTACCGAAATATGTGGGGGCAGATCCGTTTGATATACAGGTTTTAACTCCGATGCGGAAAGGGCTTTTGGGTGTGGAACGGCTGAATACGATTTTGCAGCAGTATCTGAATCCGCCCGATAAAAGTAAAGAAGAAAAAGAATATGGAGATAAGCTTTTTCGTGTTGGTGACAAAGTAATGCAGATAAAAAATAATTATCAGCTGGAATGGGAGATTGCAACGAAATACGGTCTTGTCGTAGATAAAGGAATCGGCGTATTCAATGGAGATATCGGAAGAATTACATCAATTAATTCTTATACGGAGACGGTAGAAGTCGAATATGAGGAAAAAAAGAAAGTAAATTATCCATTTCAGTTATTAGACGAGTTGGAGTTGGCATATGCTATCACCATACATAAATCGCAGGGAAGTGAGTACCCTGCGGTTGTGATTCCGCTTCTGCAGGGACCACGGCAGCTTTATCACCGAAATTTGATCTATACGGCGGTGACGAGAGCTAAAAAATGTGTAACACTTGTTGGAAGCGATGTGACATTTCAAGAGATGATTCGAAATGCAAATGAGCAGAACAGATATACAAGTCTGGCGGAATGCATACAGGATTTTTAG
- a CDS encoding ComF family protein, whose product MNIWKKILGIIYPKTCCFCGKVSDKELCKDCAEKVVYITEPRCKKCGKPVRYAEQEYCYDCQKNVHAYDQGRSIWIHKMPVSMSIYQFKYKNRRIYGEFYAKEMIRIYGRLIREWEIEVIVPIPLHRKKKRFRGYNQAEIVAKHLGEMMGIPVDSRSVIRSRYTRPQKELNDKERKQNLKHAFSVTGQWKNYKTVLVIDDIYTTGSTIDTVAEELKSRGVQKVCFLTISIGQGY is encoded by the coding sequence ATGAACATTTGGAAAAAGATTTTGGGGATAATTTATCCGAAAACATGCTGCTTTTGTGGAAAAGTCAGCGACAAGGAATTGTGCAAGGATTGTGCAGAAAAGGTAGTTTATATAACGGAGCCGAGATGCAAAAAGTGCGGTAAACCGGTTCGCTATGCTGAACAAGAATATTGTTATGACTGTCAGAAAAATGTGCATGCATATGATCAAGGAAGAAGTATCTGGATACACAAGATGCCGGTCAGTATGTCGATATATCAGTTCAAATATAAAAACAGACGTATTTACGGAGAGTTTTATGCGAAAGAGATGATTCGAATCTATGGCAGACTGATACGGGAGTGGGAGATAGAGGTGATTGTTCCGATTCCGCTGCATCGTAAGAAAAAGAGATTTCGTGGGTATAATCAGGCGGAGATTGTAGCAAAGCATCTTGGAGAGATGATGGGAATTCCGGTTGACAGCAGATCTGTAATACGCAGCAGATACACGAGACCGCAAAAAGAACTGAACGATAAGGAAAGAAAACAAAATTTAAAGCACGCATTTTCAGTTACAGGTCAATGGAAGAACTACAAAACGGTGTTGGTCATTGACGATATTTATACGACAGGAAGCACAATTGATACAGTGGCAGAGGAATTGAAAAGCAGAGGTGTTCAAAAAGTGTGTTTTTTGACTATAAGTATTGGACAAGGATACTGA
- a CDS encoding GerMN domain-containing protein has translation MKRKIVVVLFAVMLAFSGCSKGETSQPEKEPEKNESVKDDAEEELENGTDKIEQKLGVYYIDETTGEITRDEVTVAGELQEVIVAKLKEASVLSETCEVQSVSVNDSEEKIDLDVNTAFGDYLRGMGTTGSEQVLECVVRTYSEAYDCDGVKITENGNPLDTGHAVLEGYISYD, from the coding sequence GTGAAAAGAAAAATAGTAGTGGTACTATTTGCTGTGATGTTGGCTTTTTCTGGTTGTAGCAAAGGGGAGACAAGTCAGCCGGAAAAGGAACCAGAGAAAAATGAGAGCGTAAAAGATGATGCAGAAGAGGAATTAGAGAATGGCACAGATAAAATAGAGCAGAAATTAGGAGTCTATTATATAGACGAAACAACAGGAGAAATTACTAGAGATGAGGTGACTGTGGCAGGAGAGTTACAGGAAGTAATTGTTGCCAAATTAAAAGAAGCATCTGTATTATCTGAAACTTGTGAGGTTCAAAGTGTTTCTGTGAATGATTCCGAAGAGAAGATTGATTTAGATGTTAATACAGCATTTGGTGATTATCTAAGAGGAATGGGGACGACCGGTTCGGAACAGGTACTAGAATGTGTTGTTAGGACATACTCAGAGGCGTATGATTGTGATGGAGTTAAAATTACAGAAAACGGAAATCCGCTTGATACAGGACATGCCGTTTTGGAAGGATATATCAGCTATGATTAG
- a CDS encoding CdaR family protein — protein sequence MKNKLTNNFVLKFIALLFSAFLWLIVMNISRPIVTKTFYPEITVANPEVVTEHGQTFKIADDVKQIAVTVKAERSIMEKIKTEDIKAVADLKEEQSGSVPVRITIEGFEGDYKEALPNPRNIQIVKENIENKTFPVTAIATGDLQSGYVIGELEAEPQSIDISGPKSSLGRISKVVARVDVSGLSEDTTLKADELIYYDSADNVIDKSLLSSDVDSSGVNIKVHLLETKEVELKFDQSEIGTESGYAVSGLQIEPQRITIMGNREDVEKIDDIEVASSALKQENLTETTKVVVNITDYLPDGISLADSSAGSVVVNILVEKEGIKNIAIPVRSIAVNNLPEGMELSYGPEQNVELQFEGLDEALENMSAEKIAASIDLKSYSEEGTYDVPVTIASLPEGCSFVGGATIQVILTKK from the coding sequence ATGAAAAACAAACTGACAAATAATTTTGTCCTAAAGTTCATAGCACTCCTTTTTTCAGCGTTTTTGTGGCTTATTGTGATGAATATTTCGAGACCGATTGTCACAAAGACGTTTTATCCGGAGATCACAGTCGCAAACCCGGAGGTGGTAACAGAGCATGGGCAGACCTTTAAAATTGCGGATGATGTAAAGCAGATTGCAGTTACAGTGAAGGCAGAACGTTCGATTATGGAAAAAATCAAGACGGAGGATATTAAGGCGGTTGCAGATTTAAAAGAAGAGCAATCAGGTTCTGTTCCGGTAAGAATTACCATAGAAGGTTTTGAAGGAGATTACAAGGAGGCATTACCTAATCCGAGAAATATTCAGATTGTGAAAGAAAATATCGAAAATAAGACATTTCCGGTTACGGCGATTGCGACAGGAGATTTGCAAAGTGGTTATGTGATAGGTGAGCTGGAAGCAGAACCACAGTCCATTGATATCAGTGGTCCAAAGTCATCACTTGGAAGAATCAGTAAAGTGGTTGCGAGAGTAGATGTGTCGGGGTTGTCGGAAGATACAACCTTAAAGGCGGATGAACTGATCTATTATGATTCAGCGGACAATGTTATAGATAAAAGCTTGCTATCCAGCGATGTGGACAGCAGTGGTGTGAATATTAAAGTGCATTTGCTGGAGACAAAGGAAGTGGAGTTGAAGTTTGACCAATCAGAGATTGGAACTGAAAGCGGGTATGCAGTGTCAGGACTTCAGATCGAACCTCAGCGTATTACGATTATGGGAAATCGCGAAGACGTGGAAAAGATAGATGACATAGAGGTTGCAAGCAGTGCGCTCAAACAGGAAAATCTTACAGAGACGACAAAGGTTGTGGTGAATATTACAGATTATCTTCCGGACGGAATTAGTTTGGCAGACAGTTCGGCGGGAAGCGTAGTGGTAAATATTCTGGTTGAAAAAGAAGGAATCAAAAATATTGCAATTCCGGTACGGTCGATAGCGGTAAACAATTTGCCGGAAGGCATGGAACTTTCATATGGTCCGGAGCAAAATGTAGAATTGCAGTTTGAAGGACTTGATGAAGCATTAGAAAATATGTCTGCAGAGAAGATTGCGGCATCTATTGATTTGAAAAGTTACAGTGAAGAAGGAACCTATGATGTTCCGGTTACAATAGCGAGTCTTCCGGAAGGATGCAGTTTTGTCGGAGGCGCCACGATACAGGTTATTTTGACAAAAAAATAA
- a CDS encoding N-acetylmuramoyl-L-alanine amidase has translation MKSIRKRFVAIILLAVMVFSDFQMSTSLAMDNSSAVEETEVAETDAANTVKAENRLNYILVESPYLESPNTQNVVVSWGDGTEQISNMRITVQKEDGSTEEWTCSNQSGYLYVFSKEYVDESEQSTYKVTDIRFEENQQEQCFLLTDLNVEAEFGVNKAYDGIEELQPLDPEDAVETSIVTIDENGETEAQDNIASALTAVSEEMGAVAGIRSAEKAGEIVVALDPGHDNRHGGTSGSGLTEQELTLKIAKYAKAELETYNGVKVYMTRTTAACPYPKTGTSGACIEKRVQAAAEAGAKIYVSLHLNSGAASANGAEIIIPNSSWKPQLSTQGKELAEKILNELTAVGLNKRPTPIYSKDTTVNEKYPDGSISDYYSVQICAKEAGIPGIIVEHAFLSNANDVNKFLKTEAGLKKLGVADATGIAKYLGLSKGQWVQVGDKWKYLTNGKYVVNQWMNISGETYYFDGNGYRVTGWQTIAGKKYYFMSDGHMHTGWLSFGSRYYYMMPDGHMHTGWLSFGSTYYYLNSEGIRVTGWQTIDGQRYYFMPDGTRYSNGWLSFGSTYYYMMPDGHMHTGWLSFGSTYYYLNSEGIRVTGWQTIEGKEYYFDQNGVRKDNIKKSGWQTINGKKYYFDKNGEYVTGWQTIAGKKYYFMSDGHMHTGWLSFGSRYYYMMPDGYMHTGWLSFGSTYYYMNDEGLRVTGWQTIAGKKYYFMPDGTRYSNGWLSFGSTYYYMMPDGHMHTDWLSFGSTYYYLNSEGIRVTGWQTIAGKEYYFDQNGVRKDNIKRSGWQTINGKKYYFDKNGEYVTGWQTIAGKKYYFMSDGHMHTGWLSFGSRYYYMMPDGYMHTGWLSFGSTYYYMNDEGLRVTGWQTIAGKKYYFMPDGTRYSNGWLSFGSTYYYMMPDGHMHTGWLSFGSTYYYLNSNGVRVTGWQTIDGEEYYFDKNGVRQEGYLIEGTSAVTANSLAMYFKRKNGVYPIFYKNSDAPTIEKFCQIYVEEAKAEGIKVEVAFMQAMVETGWLKFGGAVQISQYNFAGIGALDGGAQGATFKTVREGVRAQIQHLKAYANEKPLNNTQVDPRFHLVKRGSAKYVEWLGQKENPNGYGWATAEDYGYKILRLIKEL, from the coding sequence ATGAAAAGCATAAGAAAAAGGTTTGTGGCAATTATTCTGCTTGCAGTGATGGTGTTTTCTGATTTTCAGATGAGCACATCATTGGCAATGGACAATAGTTCGGCGGTAGAAGAAACAGAAGTAGCTGAAACAGACGCGGCCAATACAGTAAAAGCAGAAAACAGATTGAATTATATTTTAGTAGAAAGTCCCTATTTGGAATCACCGAACACACAAAACGTTGTTGTGTCTTGGGGAGATGGAACAGAACAGATAAGCAATATGCGGATTACTGTGCAAAAAGAAGATGGTTCAACAGAAGAATGGACATGCAGTAATCAGTCTGGATATCTGTATGTGTTCTCGAAAGAATATGTGGATGAAAGTGAGCAGAGTACATATAAGGTAACAGACATCAGATTTGAGGAAAATCAGCAAGAACAATGTTTTTTATTAACTGACTTAAATGTAGAAGCAGAATTTGGAGTGAACAAAGCATACGATGGGATTGAAGAATTGCAGCCGTTGGATCCGGAAGATGCAGTGGAGACATCGATAGTAACGATTGACGAAAATGGAGAAACTGAGGCACAGGATAATATTGCATCAGCGTTAACTGCCGTTTCAGAAGAGATGGGAGCAGTGGCGGGAATAAGAAGCGCAGAAAAAGCGGGTGAGATTGTCGTGGCGCTGGATCCTGGACATGATAACAGACATGGCGGGACAAGTGGGTCAGGTCTGACAGAACAAGAATTGACTTTAAAAATAGCGAAGTATGCAAAGGCAGAATTAGAGACATATAATGGTGTGAAAGTTTATATGACAAGAACAACTGCAGCGTGTCCTTATCCGAAAACGGGAACTTCGGGAGCTTGTATTGAGAAAAGAGTACAGGCAGCAGCAGAGGCAGGAGCAAAAATATATGTAAGTCTTCATTTGAATTCAGGAGCTGCCAGCGCAAATGGTGCAGAAATTATTATCCCGAATAGTAGTTGGAAACCACAATTGTCAACGCAGGGAAAAGAACTTGCAGAGAAAATATTAAATGAACTGACAGCAGTTGGTTTAAACAAACGTCCGACACCGATTTACAGCAAAGATACTACTGTCAATGAGAAATATCCAGATGGTTCTATTTCAGATTATTATTCAGTTCAAATCTGTGCGAAAGAAGCTGGAATACCGGGAATTATTGTGGAACATGCTTTCTTGAGCAATGCAAATGATGTGAACAAGTTCTTGAAAACTGAGGCAGGATTAAAGAAGCTCGGTGTTGCAGATGCAACTGGAATCGCAAAGTACTTGGGACTGAGTAAAGGACAGTGGGTTCAGGTTGGAGATAAGTGGAAATATCTAACGAATGGGAAGTACGTAGTAAACCAGTGGATGAATATTTCAGGAGAAACATACTATTTCGATGGAAATGGATATCGGGTAACAGGATGGCAGACAATAGCCGGAAAGAAATATTACTTTATGTCAGATGGTCATATGCACACCGGCTGGTTATCGTTTGGGAGTCGATATTATTATATGATGCCGGATGGCCATATGCACACCGGTTGGCTATCGTTTGGAAGTACCTACTATTATTTGAATAGTGAGGGGATAAGAGTAACGGGCTGGCAGACGATAGATGGACAAAGATATTATTTTATGCCAGATGGGACGAGGTACAGCAATGGTTGGTTATCGTTTGGAAGCACCTATTATTATATGATGCCGGATGGCCATATGCACACTGGTTGGCTGTCGTTTGGAAGTACCTACTATTATTTGAATAGTGAGGGGATAAGAGTAACGGGCTGGCAGACAATAGAAGGAAAAGAATATTATTTTGACCAAAATGGAGTAAGGAAAGATAATATAAAAAAGAGTGGCTGGCAGACAATAAATGGGAAGAAATATTACTTTGATAAAAATGGAGAGTATGTAACAGGCTGGCAGACGATAGCCGGAAAGAAATATTACTTTATGTCAGATGGTCATATGCACACCGGCTGGTTATCATTCGGGAGTCGGTATTATTATATGATGCCGGATGGCTATATGCATACCGGTTGGTTATCATTTGGAAGTACCTATTATTATATGAATGATGAAGGGTTGCGTGTAACAGGCTGGCAGACGATAGCTGGAAAGAAATACTATTTTATGCCGGATGGAACAAGATATAGTAATGGATGGCTATCATTTGGAAGTACTTATTATTATATGATGCCGGATGGTCATATGCATACAGATTGGCTGTCGTTTGGAAGTACCTACTATTATTTAAATAGTGAGGGGATAAGAGTAACAGGCTGGCAGACGATAGCCGGAAAAGAATATTATTTTGACCAAAATGGAGTAAGGAAAGATAATATAAAAAGGAGTGGCTGGCAGACAATAAATGGGAAGAAATATTACTTTGATAAAAATGGAGAGTATGTAACCGGTTGGCAGACGATAGCCGGAAAGAAATATTACTTTATGTCAGATGGTCATATGCACACCGGCTGGTTATCATTCGGGAGTCGATATTATTATATGATGCCGGATGGCTATATGCATACCGGTTGGTTATCATTTGGAAGTACCTATTATTATATGAATGATGAAGGGTTGCGGGTAACAGGATGGCAGACGATAGCCGGAAAGAAATACTATTTTATGCCGGATGGAACGAGATATAGTAACGGTTGGTTATCATTTGGAAGTACTTATTATTATATGATGCCGGATGGTCATATGCACACCGGTTGGCTGTCGTTTGGAAGTACTTACTATTATTTAAATAGTAATGGAGTAAGAGTAACTGGCTGGCAGACGATAGATGGAGAAGAGTACTATTTTGATAAAAATGGAGTCAGACAAGAAGGATATTTGATTGAAGGTACAAGTGCTGTAACTGCAAACAGTCTGGCTATGTACTTTAAAAGAAAAAATGGTGTTTATCCAATTTTTTATAAAAATTCTGATGCACCAACGATAGAAAAGTTTTGCCAAATCTATGTAGAAGAAGCAAAGGCAGAAGGTATCAAAGTAGAAGTCGCATTTATGCAAGCTATGGTTGAAACGGGCTGGTTGAAATTTGGCGGAGCAGTACAGATTTCTCAGTATAATTTCGCTGGTATTGGTGCTTTAGATGGCGGTGCACAAGGAGCAACGTTTAAAACTGTAAGAGAAGGTGTCAGGGCGCAGATACAACATTTAAAAGCCTATGCGAATGAAAAGCCACTCAATAATACACAGGTTGATCCAAGGTTCCATTTGGTAAAACGAGGATCAGCAAAATATGTAGAATGGTTAGGGCAGAAAGAGAACCCAAATGGATATGGTTGGGCAACAGCGGAAGATTATGGGTATAAAATCCTTCGATTGATAAAAGAATTATAG